Proteins from a single region of Chloroherpeton thalassium ATCC 35110:
- a CDS encoding TIR domain-containing protein: MAKDYKIFVSHSWAHSDALKALQNLLNSRGYFNVEFTEASKDVPINSENATYIKSRLKNKITNSDVVLALAGVYASHSDWMIWEMDTAVDNNIPIVGVIPRGQERISQEVYNRSKVDVKWNTESIVEAIRNYAK; encoded by the coding sequence ATGGCAAAAGACTACAAAATTTTCGTCAGTCATTCATGGGCACATAGCGATGCCTTAAAGGCATTACAGAATCTATTAAATTCAAGAGGATATTTTAATGTGGAATTTACAGAGGCATCAAAAGATGTTCCTATAAATTCAGAGAATGCAACCTATATTAAATCAAGATTAAAAAATAAAATTACTAATTCAGATGTCGTTCTTGCTTTGGCTGGTGTTTATGCCTCCCATAGTGATTGGATGATATGGGAAATGGATACTGCGGTGGATAATAACATACCTATTGTCGGTGTGATACCAAGAGGACAAGAAAGAATATCTCAAGAGGTATATAATCGTTCGAAAGTTGATGTTAAATGGAATACGGAAAGTATAGTGGAAGCTATAAGAAATTATGCGAAATAA
- a CDS encoding alpha-amylase/4-alpha-glucanotransferase domain-containing protein, translated as MKTINLILGTHNHQPVGNFDFVFEDSYNRSYKPFLDVYENFPDIKIVQHYTGILYEWILKNRPEFFEELKKLVERGSMEMMSGGFYEPILAVIPDEDKTGQIQKLTKFIKKHFDYDAKGLWLAERIWEQHLVKPLHQAGIEYVVLDDTHFKYAGLTDEQLLGYYITEEQGFTTHLFPISKQLRYTIPFQDVAVTLDYLRELATEEGDRIVVFADDGEKFGAWPGTYEHVYGKNQWLEKFFQALRDNSDWIRTMTFKEAVEKFEPLGRIYLTNSSYAEMMHWALPSKKAYRAYEDFEQKLKDAHLYNEYEYFVRGGFWRNFMVKYPESNQMHKRMLEISTRARDLQEKGKKVKPETIDKIWEAQCNCPYWHGVFGGTYLPNLRHPIFTALIEADVALDKIDNKDGNVGVVTTDFDKDGKPEIILKSNELSLYLKPSEGGKLIELDYKRARKNILDIFTRQEEGYHNKIRSEPDGAMSLPHFKEAGLETHLNYDRYRRGSFIEHFLPMETSVEELYHGAQRELSDFHLTPFAFKTKGTKAKQKVTFTKTGNVHVEGANLPVELTKAITLEQGKSEFQVQYELKALEKSLKVMFAVENCYGLLAGDAPDRYYYVPGIELEDAKLRSMGEVRSAVIGLKDEWLNIDARLEASQEARIVRYPIETISLSEAGFERVYQASAVFFCFELTLTEKPLKLNFTQSFKGV; from the coding sequence ATGAAAACCATCAACTTGATTCTTGGCACTCACAATCATCAACCGGTTGGGAACTTCGATTTTGTTTTTGAGGATTCCTACAATCGTTCTTACAAGCCTTTTTTGGATGTGTATGAGAATTTTCCAGACATTAAAATTGTGCAGCACTACACGGGCATTTTGTATGAATGGATTCTCAAAAATCGTCCTGAATTTTTTGAGGAATTAAAAAAGCTGGTAGAACGCGGCAGCATGGAGATGATGAGCGGCGGTTTCTACGAGCCCATTTTGGCCGTGATTCCAGATGAGGATAAAACAGGCCAGATTCAAAAACTCACCAAGTTTATTAAAAAGCATTTTGATTATGACGCCAAAGGCCTTTGGCTCGCTGAGCGTATTTGGGAACAGCATTTGGTGAAACCGCTTCATCAAGCTGGCATCGAGTATGTTGTGCTCGACGATACGCATTTCAAATATGCCGGGCTCACCGACGAGCAGCTTTTGGGCTACTACATCACCGAAGAACAAGGCTTTACCACGCATCTTTTCCCAATTTCAAAGCAGCTTCGTTATACGATTCCGTTTCAGGATGTAGCGGTGACGCTGGATTACTTAAGAGAATTGGCCACAGAAGAAGGCGATCGGATTGTGGTGTTTGCAGATGATGGCGAAAAATTTGGCGCTTGGCCGGGCACTTACGAGCATGTTTATGGAAAAAATCAATGGCTGGAAAAATTCTTCCAAGCTTTGCGCGATAATAGCGATTGGATTCGCACCATGACTTTCAAAGAAGCCGTTGAAAAGTTTGAGCCGCTTGGCCGAATTTATCTGACCAATTCCTCTTATGCGGAAATGATGCACTGGGCGCTTCCAAGCAAAAAAGCGTATCGCGCCTACGAAGATTTTGAGCAAAAACTCAAAGACGCGCATCTCTACAACGAGTATGAATATTTTGTAAGAGGCGGTTTTTGGCGAAACTTCATGGTGAAATATCCAGAGTCGAACCAAATGCACAAAAGAATGCTGGAGATTTCTACGCGCGCGCGCGACTTGCAGGAAAAAGGCAAAAAAGTAAAACCCGAAACCATCGACAAAATTTGGGAAGCGCAATGCAACTGTCCGTATTGGCACGGGGTTTTTGGCGGTACGTATTTGCCAAACTTGCGCCATCCGATTTTTACCGCGCTCATTGAAGCCGATGTCGCTCTTGACAAAATCGATAACAAAGACGGCAATGTGGGCGTGGTAACCACCGATTTTGATAAAGATGGCAAACCGGAAATTATTTTAAAATCCAATGAGCTTTCGCTTTACTTGAAGCCGTCTGAAGGCGGCAAGCTCATCGAGTTGGATTATAAACGTGCGCGTAAAAATATCTTGGATATTTTCACGCGTCAAGAGGAAGGCTATCACAACAAAATCCGCTCGGAACCCGATGGCGCCATGAGTTTGCCGCACTTCAAAGAAGCCGGCCTTGAAACGCACTTGAATTACGATCGCTATCGTCGTGGCAGCTTTATCGAGCATTTTCTTCCGATGGAAACTTCCGTCGAGGAACTCTATCATGGCGCACAGCGCGAACTTTCGGATTTTCACCTGACGCCGTTTGCGTTCAAAACAAAAGGAACAAAAGCCAAGCAGAAAGTCACTTTTACAAAAACAGGAAACGTGCATGTGGAAGGCGCGAATTTGCCCGTAGAACTGACCAAAGCCATCACATTGGAACAAGGAAAGTCTGAGTTTCAGGTTCAGTATGAACTAAAAGCGCTTGAAAAATCGCTGAAGGTGATGTTTGCCGTAGAAAATTGCTATGGCTTGCTGGCCGGCGACGCGCCCGACCGCTACTATTATGTTCCTGGAATTGAGCTTGAAGATGCCAAACTTCGCAGCATGGGAGAAGTTCGTTCAGCCGTGATCGGCTTAAAAGACGAATGGCTGAACATCGACGCGCGGCTTGAGGCCTCGCAAGAAGCCAGAATTGTTCGTTATCCGATCGAGACCATTTCACTTTCGGAAGCCGGCTTTGAACGCGTTTATCAAGCCTCAGCCGTATTTTTCTGTTTTGAACTCACGCTCACAGAAAAACCGCTGAAACTAAACTTCACGCAAAGCTTCAAAGGCGTTTAA
- a CDS encoding HU family DNA-binding protein, translating into MALTRTQNTRKISQTLTRRDLIKLVAKRTQKSEASVAEFVDVTIESLSKLIRNADDELRIELRGLGVFEVKFMKNEATVRDPRTGTIIDYEGRRRKVHFRPSKLIKRALQKEPTD; encoded by the coding sequence ATGGCATTAACCAGAACTCAAAACACCAGAAAGATTTCGCAAACCTTAACACGGCGCGATTTGATTAAGCTTGTGGCCAAACGAACGCAAAAAAGTGAAGCGTCGGTGGCTGAATTTGTGGATGTAACCATTGAATCGCTTTCAAAGCTTATCCGAAACGCCGATGATGAACTTCGGATCGAATTGCGCGGGCTTGGCGTTTTTGAAGTGAAGTTTATGAAAAATGAAGCGACGGTGCGAGATCCAAGAACCGGCACGATCATCGACTACGAAGGCCGGCGGCGAAAAGTACATTTTAGGCCCAGCAAATTAATCAAACGGGCTTTGCAAAAAGAACCTACAGACTAA
- a CDS encoding DUF2442 domain-containing protein: MNPRIKQVIPRDDYKLLLFFTNGEKGVYDCLHLLDFGVFKELQDKNYFKLAKALHGTVVWPHEQDICPDTLYLDSVKENA, translated from the coding sequence ATGAATCCAAGAATTAAACAAGTCATACCAAGAGATGATTATAAGCTTCTGCTGTTTTTTACAAACGGAGAGAAAGGGGTTTATGATTGTTTGCATTTGCTTGATTTCGGAGTTTTCAAAGAGCTTCAGGATAAAAACTATTTCAAATTAGCGAAGGCATTGCATGGCACAGTTGTATGGCCGCATGAGCAGGATATATGTCCCGATACGCTTTATCTTGATTCAGTAAAAGAAAACGCCTAA
- the gmk gene encoding guanylate kinase, with protein MEKGTTLGKLIVFSAPSGAGKSTIANRILAEVPNLYFSVSATTRKMRPGEQEGHEYFFLSKEEFEQKIAEKRFIEYEQFFGNYYGTLKDKTDERLEKGENLLFDLDVKGAVNLKKLYGEHAVLIFIKPPSLEALKERLLKRSSDSIAEIENRLERAAFELSFANQFDFEIVNDELETAIQSIKAFILKSIQQPSK; from the coding sequence ATGGAAAAAGGAACAACCTTAGGAAAACTCATCGTCTTTTCGGCGCCGTCTGGTGCGGGTAAATCAACGATCGCCAATCGCATTTTAGCGGAAGTTCCAAATTTGTATTTTTCCGTTTCAGCCACAACACGAAAAATGCGTCCAGGTGAACAAGAAGGCCATGAGTATTTTTTCCTGAGCAAAGAAGAATTCGAGCAGAAAATCGCGGAAAAGCGGTTTATCGAGTATGAGCAGTTTTTTGGAAATTATTATGGCACGCTGAAAGATAAAACTGATGAGCGCTTGGAAAAAGGGGAGAACTTGCTGTTTGACCTTGACGTCAAAGGAGCCGTAAATCTTAAAAAACTTTATGGCGAACACGCTGTGCTGATTTTCATCAAACCGCCCAGCCTTGAAGCGTTGAAAGAACGCCTGCTCAAACGAAGTTCCGACTCAATCGCGGAAATAGAAAACCGGCTGGAACGCGCCGCATTTGAACTTTCGTTTGCGAATCAGTTTGATTTTGAAATCGTAAATGATGAGCTTGAAACCGCGATTCAAAGTATCAAAGCGTTTATCTTGAAGTCAATTCAACAACCGTCAAAATAA
- a CDS encoding VOC family protein — protein MLKLTGIHQITLRVNDLRVSEDFYMNILGFKLHHRLGMNMTYLQAGDDMLVIVRAETPSPNDARDIRVDHFGLKLNTDAEVDEAAEKLRECNVHLLTSPANRRDGRAFFILDPDGNMIEIYSSTGAVFSSDDTNPDAPSSSRRGRKARSNMPTDELLDDESEENSALKRRRSRK, from the coding sequence ATGCTTAAGTTAACTGGCATTCATCAAATTACGCTTAGAGTCAATGACTTGCGCGTGTCGGAAGATTTCTACATGAACATTCTTGGATTTAAACTTCATCATCGTCTGGGGATGAACATGACGTATTTACAAGCAGGCGACGACATGCTCGTGATTGTGCGCGCTGAAACCCCAAGCCCTAATGATGCGCGCGATATACGAGTCGACCACTTTGGCTTAAAGCTTAATACAGACGCCGAAGTAGACGAAGCTGCTGAAAAACTGCGCGAATGCAACGTGCATCTTTTGACTTCTCCCGCGAACAGAAGAGATGGCCGCGCGTTTTTTATTTTAGACCCCGATGGAAACATGATTGAAATCTACTCGTCAACTGGCGCTGTTTTTTCATCAGACGACACCAATCCAGATGCGCCGTCTTCCAGCAGACGCGGTCGAAAAGCGCGCAGCAATATGCCAACTGACGAACTGCTTGATGATGAATCAGAAGAAAACTCGGCACTCAAACGCCGACGCAGCAGAAAGTAA
- a CDS encoding PD-(D/E)XK nuclease superfamily protein yields MEKGTKSNISGNQLEVAVKTVLTGKRFELVKYRVWEKNPEKYGKELLLENVPFTTVYEHHGNTEFLLISEKYELKIRIECKWQQVAGSVDEKLPYLYLNTIEAMPEDSIMILIDGSGWKTGAIKWLKDAVKQKKYTTEENKHKEILVFSLTDFFTWANKTFNR; encoded by the coding sequence ATGGAAAAAGGAACAAAAAGTAATATTTCTGGCAATCAACTTGAAGTTGCCGTTAAAACAGTATTGACTGGAAAAAGATTTGAACTTGTAAAATATAGAGTTTGGGAGAAAAATCCTGAAAAATACGGTAAAGAATTGCTCCTTGAAAATGTTCCATTTACAACAGTTTATGAACATCATGGAAATACAGAATTTTTACTCATTTCAGAAAAATATGAATTAAAAATACGTATTGAATGCAAATGGCAGCAAGTTGCTGGTTCAGTTGATGAGAAACTCCCTTACCTTTATTTGAACACAATTGAAGCAATGCCCGAAGATTCAATAATGATATTAATAGATGGTTCGGGTTGGAAAACTGGTGCAATTAAGTGGTTAAAAGATGCTGTCAAACAAAAAAAATATACAACTGAAGAAAATAAACATAAAGAAATTTTAGTTTTCAGTTTGACCGATTTTTTTACTTGGGCTAACAAAACATTTAACAGATAA
- a CDS encoding bi-domain-containing oxidoreductase: MQQLVQNSRSGAIKVKSVPAPSLKPGMVLVRNHFSLISAGTERMKVELGKKNLLGKAMARPDQVQQVLKQMKEMGVVSTLERAFNKLNTDSAMGYSSAGTVVEVADDISEFRVGDRVACAGGGYASHAEFVVVPKNLCAKIPDCVPFDEAAYSTLGAIAMQGLRQANPTLGETVTVIGLGLLGQILVQLLKANGCMVIGVDISDEALRLAKEHGCDLALKRSAENVPDQIKSFTNGFGTDAVIITASTSQNDPVEFAAEIMRDRGRVVMVGVTGMNLPRDPYYMKELDFKLSRSYGAGRYDTNYEEKGVDYPIGYVRWTEKRNMQTFVQLLAEKKIKLDKITTHKFPIEQAEDAYKLISGEVQERYIGILLDYGEFGFSPESTEALLHTASHHPAPSVDTPFSDKSKRIGMIGAGSFAQGFLIPNLAAISGVELAAVCNATGINAENVKEKFGVGYATSNVEELFSDENIGTVVIATRHNLHAEMVTKALKAGKHVFVEKPLALTEAELHEVAEAYANSSAQLLTGFNRRFSEPVKVLKEFFSVTKEPMSVHYRVNAGPLPFDHWTQDLSEGGGRLIGEGCHFIDTIQYLTGAEPVRVFAEMLPGAVRENLCITIRFDNGSVGVVQYLCNGDKLYPKERIEVFGGGRIGIMENFKEVVLSSQGAQRKREYDGGKGHKEEMAAFIRSLKTGEPAIDFRSQVLTTLATFRINQSLNSGMPEVI; the protein is encoded by the coding sequence ATGCAGCAATTGGTTCAAAACTCGCGTTCGGGAGCAATCAAAGTGAAATCCGTGCCCGCACCGTCCTTAAAGCCGGGTATGGTACTTGTGCGCAATCACTTCAGCCTGATTAGCGCCGGCACAGAGCGAATGAAAGTCGAACTCGGCAAGAAAAATTTGTTAGGCAAAGCGATGGCTCGCCCCGACCAAGTGCAGCAAGTGCTGAAGCAAATGAAGGAAATGGGCGTGGTCAGCACGCTGGAACGCGCATTTAATAAATTAAATACCGACTCGGCGATGGGCTATTCTTCAGCCGGAACGGTTGTGGAAGTGGCCGACGATATTTCCGAATTTCGCGTGGGCGACCGCGTTGCGTGCGCCGGCGGCGGCTATGCGTCGCACGCCGAGTTTGTTGTTGTACCAAAAAATCTGTGCGCCAAAATTCCCGATTGCGTTCCGTTTGACGAAGCGGCTTATAGCACGCTCGGCGCCATCGCCATGCAAGGGCTTCGGCAGGCCAACCCAACGCTCGGCGAAACCGTTACAGTCATCGGACTTGGCTTGTTAGGACAAATTTTGGTTCAGCTTTTGAAGGCGAATGGCTGCATGGTCATCGGCGTCGATATTTCCGACGAGGCGCTCCGCCTTGCCAAAGAACACGGTTGCGACCTTGCGCTGAAACGCTCAGCGGAAAATGTTCCCGATCAAATCAAATCATTTACGAACGGCTTCGGTACGGACGCCGTCATTATCACGGCCTCCACTTCGCAAAACGACCCGGTGGAATTTGCCGCCGAAATTATGCGCGATCGCGGGCGCGTCGTCATGGTGGGCGTCACCGGCATGAACCTGCCGCGCGACCCGTATTACATGAAAGAGCTTGATTTCAAACTTTCGCGCTCCTACGGCGCAGGCCGCTACGATACGAATTACGAGGAAAAAGGCGTGGATTATCCCATCGGCTATGTGCGCTGGACGGAAAAGCGCAACATGCAAACCTTCGTGCAATTGCTCGCCGAAAAGAAAATCAAGCTTGATAAAATTACCACGCATAAATTTCCGATTGAGCAGGCCGAAGATGCTTATAAGCTCATCAGCGGGGAAGTGCAAGAACGCTACATCGGCATTTTGCTTGATTACGGCGAGTTCGGCTTTAGCCCCGAAAGCACCGAAGCGCTGCTTCACACGGCCTCGCATCACCCGGCGCCTTCGGTTGATACGCCGTTTTCCGACAAATCGAAACGCATCGGCATGATTGGCGCGGGAAGTTTTGCGCAAGGCTTTTTGATTCCGAACCTTGCGGCGATTTCCGGCGTGGAGCTTGCCGCCGTTTGCAACGCGACGGGCATCAACGCGGAAAATGTGAAGGAAAAATTCGGCGTCGGCTATGCGACTTCAAATGTGGAAGAACTCTTTTCGGACGAAAATATCGGCACGGTGGTGATTGCCACGCGGCATAATCTTCATGCGGAAATGGTCACGAAGGCGCTGAAAGCAGGGAAGCATGTTTTTGTGGAAAAGCCGCTTGCGCTGACCGAAGCGGAACTTCATGAGGTCGCCGAAGCTTACGCAAATTCTTCCGCGCAGCTTTTGACCGGCTTCAACCGTCGCTTTAGCGAGCCGGTAAAAGTGTTGAAAGAATTTTTCTCGGTGACGAAAGAGCCGATGTCGGTTCATTATCGCGTCAATGCGGGGCCGCTTCCGTTTGATCATTGGACACAGGATTTAAGCGAAGGCGGCGGGCGCTTAATCGGCGAAGGCTGCCATTTCATCGACACGATTCAATATTTGACGGGCGCAGAACCCGTGCGCGTGTTTGCCGAAATGCTGCCAGGCGCGGTGCGCGAAAACCTTTGCATCACGATTCGCTTCGACAACGGCAGCGTGGGCGTGGTGCAATACCTTTGCAACGGCGATAAGCTTTATCCGAAAGAGCGCATCGAAGTGTTCGGCGGCGGGCGCATCGGGATTATGGAAAATTTCAAGGAAGTCGTGCTTTCAAGCCAAGGCGCTCAGCGCAAACGCGAATACGACGGCGGCAAAGGGCACAAAGAGGAAATGGCCGCGTTTATCCGCTCGCTCAAAACTGGCGAACCGGCCATCGATTTCCGCAGCCAAGTTTTGACGACCCTCGCCACGTTCCGCATTAATCAAAGCCTGAATTCGGGAATGCCAGAGGTGATTTAA
- a CDS encoding DNA adenine methylase encodes MTSTTKYQLFNSSNSIVEDLFNPYNVGAKPFLKWAGGKGQLLDKFQELYPENLKRNKIKNFYEPFLGSGAVFFDIAQKYDIESAYLYDINDELILTYKVIQKDVNKLIEFLYRYQKTYLKLDKIKRHQFFYDQRTNYNLQRFNIDYEKYSENWFPRAAQLIFLNRTCFNGLYRVNSKGEFNSPVGDYDNPTICDEQNLIAVNKVLEIAEIKKADFKEIVTDLKSNSFVYFDPPYRPISKTASFKAYSKQGFADNEQFQLAQLFKQLDLEGSKVMLSNSDPKNNDPNDNFFDEMYNEFNIVRVPARRMINSDPTKRGKINEIVVTNYATA; translated from the coding sequence ATGACATCAACAACAAAATATCAATTATTTAACTCATCAAACTCTATTGTTGAAGATTTGTTTAATCCTTATAATGTAGGAGCTAAACCGTTTTTAAAATGGGCTGGTGGTAAAGGGCAACTTCTCGACAAATTCCAAGAACTTTACCCTGAAAATCTAAAAAGAAATAAAATTAAAAATTTCTATGAACCATTTTTGGGGAGCGGAGCTGTCTTTTTTGATATTGCTCAAAAGTATGACATTGAAAGTGCATATCTCTATGACATAAACGATGAATTAATTTTAACTTACAAAGTCATTCAAAAAGATGTTAACAAACTTATAGAGTTTTTGTATCGTTATCAAAAAACCTACTTGAAACTTGATAAAATTAAGCGCCACCAATTTTTTTACGATCAACGAACAAACTATAACTTACAAAGATTTAATATTGATTATGAAAAATATTCAGAAAATTGGTTTCCTCGTGCAGCACAACTTATTTTTTTAAATAGAACTTGTTTTAACGGACTTTATCGAGTAAACTCAAAAGGCGAGTTTAACTCGCCAGTGGGTGATTACGATAACCCGACAATTTGCGATGAACAAAATCTTATTGCAGTTAATAAAGTTTTAGAAATTGCTGAAATTAAAAAAGCTGACTTTAAAGAAATTGTAACTGATTTAAAATCAAATTCATTCGTTTATTTCGATCCACCATACAGACCAATAAGCAAAACTGCAAGTTTTAAAGCATACAGTAAACAAGGCTTTGCCGACAATGAACAATTTCAATTAGCCCAACTCTTCAAACAACTGGACTTAGAAGGCTCTAAAGTAATGCTTAGCAATTCCGACCCCAAGAACAATGACCCAAATGATAATTTTTTTGATGAAATGTATAATGAATTCAATATAGTTAGAGTGCCTGCAAGAAGAATGATAAATTCAGATCCAACAAAAAGAGGAAAAATAAATGAAATAGTAGTAACAAATTACGCAACAGCATAA
- a CDS encoding DNA-directed RNA polymerase subunit omega, which produces MSIRPVDFEDIQSQTDNVYEVVAAMGLRAKEINEEQRSELEEELAPYQVKVKNPASEGEADKVFPEQVAIAQKYEGKLKPTILSIEQYKNKEYRFYYNESSVASRRR; this is translated from the coding sequence ATGTCGATTAGACCCGTAGATTTTGAGGATATCCAGAGCCAAACAGACAACGTGTATGAAGTGGTAGCCGCCATGGGATTGCGCGCCAAAGAAATTAACGAAGAGCAAAGAAGTGAGTTGGAAGAAGAGCTTGCACCTTATCAGGTTAAAGTGAAAAATCCAGCCAGCGAAGGCGAAGCCGATAAAGTCTTTCCTGAGCAGGTTGCCATTGCCCAAAAATACGAAGGGAAGCTTAAGCCAACTATTCTTTCGATTGAGCAGTATAAAAATAAAGAATATCGTTTTTACTACAACGAATCGAGCGTTGCAAGCCGCCGGCGGTAA
- the ruvX gene encoding Holliday junction resolvase RuvX — translation MAIDFGTKRCGLAKTDPFQLFSQTVGTFEEATLYKQIREIEKLDGIEKILVGYPTNGDGSANHTTKAVDGFLERLSLEFSTIPIEPIDEFGSSKAAMRLLIASGEKRKSRQKKGRLDSAAAALLLQNYLERQR, via the coding sequence TTGGCAATTGACTTCGGCACAAAACGATGCGGTTTGGCCAAAACTGATCCGTTTCAGTTATTCTCACAAACTGTTGGGACATTCGAAGAGGCGACTTTGTACAAGCAAATTCGTGAAATAGAAAAATTGGATGGCATCGAAAAAATATTGGTTGGCTATCCAACCAACGGCGATGGCAGCGCAAACCACACGACAAAAGCTGTTGATGGGTTTCTTGAACGCCTTTCGCTTGAATTTTCAACCATTCCAATTGAACCCATTGATGAGTTTGGCTCATCCAAAGCCGCTATGCGCCTTTTAATTGCCTCAGGGGAAAAACGCAAATCGCGCCAAAAAAAAGGCCGCCTTGATAGCGCCGCTGCCGCCTTACTGCTTCAAAATTATCTTGAACGGCAGCGGTGA